A single window of Pontibacillus chungwhensis DNA harbors:
- the purE gene encoding 5-(carboxyamino)imidazole ribonucleotide mutase, producing MADVGVVMGSLSDWETMKHACTMLEQLGVSYEKGILSAHRTPEDMFEYAEGAREKGLKVVIAGAGGAAHLPGMVASKTTLPVIGVPVQSKLDGWDSLLSIVQMPGGIPVATVAVGAAGAKNAGILAAEILAVSDRELANRLQDYRMELKESVEQMRGELHESNLT from the coding sequence ATGGCTGATGTAGGTGTCGTCATGGGCAGTCTATCAGACTGGGAAACGATGAAACATGCATGTACGATGTTAGAGCAATTAGGAGTGTCTTATGAGAAAGGAATTTTATCAGCTCACCGTACTCCGGAAGATATGTTCGAATATGCGGAAGGTGCCCGTGAGAAAGGGCTTAAGGTCGTCATTGCAGGTGCAGGTGGAGCGGCACACTTACCAGGAATGGTCGCTTCTAAAACAACACTCCCTGTGATCGGAGTACCGGTTCAATCCAAGTTAGATGGTTGGGACTCTTTGCTATCCATTGTCCAAATGCCTGGTGGAATACCTGTAGCAACTGTAGCAGTCGGGGCAGCGGGGGCTAAGAATGCCGGAATCCTTGCTGCTGAAATATTGGCTGTATCAGACAGGGAACTAGCGAACCGTTTACAAGACTATCGAATGGAACTGAAAGAATCTGTTGAACAAATGAGGGGGGAACTTCATGAATCAAATCTTACCTAA